In Amycolatopsis coloradensis, one genomic interval encodes:
- a CDS encoding DUF885 domain-containing protein gives MSEQPTAAELADDLLDVLATELPLMATFDNVPGHDHELRDVSEAGDDRLRERAVRIAGHAARSADPDRITLGVVAHHAESLLTRLDSRLTEFVLADQMAAEGTGVLSWLPQLEPSGEQAEEDYLARLAAFPEFFAALADRHRAGIAAGRTPVERAVRGAIDHVDRFLATEPNPLLVPPLTGDRAERRRRLFTEKVRPALVAYREVLAREIAGRGRSDDRPGLCWLDGGKESYAGLVKTHTTTGISPQELHDTGLALGRALDEEYRRFGAAVFGEDDPVAVRRRMRTDPSLCWRDADEMIATATEAVARATAAAPRWFRRVPSAECVVRAVPEADGPSAAQAYYMPPSADGTRPGVYSTNTYRVTERFRFIAESVAFHEAVPGHHFQACVSYELEDVPRLRKLVPLSAFDEGWALYTERLADEMGLYSDDVMRLGMVAEDSLRAARLVVDTGLHALGWTRQQCMEYLTEHCVLSDVEVQSETDRYIEWPGQALSYMTGRLEIQRLRTLAEEQLGEAFDIRDFHDVVLRNGQVPLPVLGDIVREWVAGTRRRE, from the coding sequence ATGAGCGAACAGCCGACGGCGGCGGAGCTTGCCGACGACCTCCTCGACGTCCTCGCGACCGAGCTGCCCTTGATGGCGACCTTCGACAACGTCCCAGGACACGATCACGAGCTGCGGGACGTCTCGGAGGCGGGTGACGATCGGCTGAGGGAACGCGCCGTCCGCATCGCCGGGCACGCCGCCCGGTCCGCGGATCCGGACCGGATCACCCTCGGTGTCGTCGCCCACCACGCGGAATCGCTGCTGACCAGGCTCGACTCGCGGCTGACCGAGTTCGTCCTCGCCGATCAGATGGCGGCCGAGGGGACCGGCGTGCTGTCCTGGCTCCCGCAGCTCGAGCCGTCGGGGGAGCAGGCGGAAGAGGACTATCTGGCCAGGCTGGCGGCGTTCCCGGAGTTCTTCGCGGCCCTGGCCGACCGCCATCGCGCCGGGATCGCGGCGGGCCGGACCCCGGTGGAACGGGCGGTGCGCGGGGCGATCGACCACGTCGACCGGTTCCTGGCCACCGAACCCAATCCGCTGCTCGTCCCGCCGCTGACCGGTGACCGCGCGGAGCGACGGCGACGGCTGTTCACCGAAAAGGTCCGCCCGGCGCTCGTCGCCTATCGCGAAGTGCTCGCCCGTGAGATCGCCGGACGTGGCCGTTCCGACGATCGGCCGGGCCTCTGCTGGCTGGACGGCGGCAAGGAGAGCTACGCGGGTCTGGTCAAGACGCACACCACCACTGGGATCTCACCGCAGGAACTGCACGACACCGGCCTCGCGCTCGGGCGGGCGCTGGACGAGGAGTACCGGCGGTTCGGTGCGGCCGTGTTCGGCGAGGACGACCCCGTCGCGGTCCGGCGGCGGATGCGCACCGATCCGTCGCTGTGCTGGCGGGACGCGGACGAGATGATCGCGACCGCGACGGAAGCGGTCGCGCGGGCCACGGCCGCCGCGCCCCGCTGGTTCCGCCGGGTGCCGTCGGCCGAATGCGTGGTGCGTGCCGTGCCGGAAGCCGATGGCCCCTCGGCGGCGCAGGCGTACTACATGCCGCCATCGGCCGACGGCACCCGACCCGGCGTCTACTCCACCAACACCTACCGGGTGACCGAACGCTTCCGGTTCATCGCCGAGTCGGTGGCGTTCCACGAAGCCGTTCCAGGACACCATTTCCAGGCTTGCGTGTCCTACGAGCTGGAGGACGTCCCCCGGCTGCGCAAGCTCGTCCCGCTCTCGGCGTTCGACGAAGGCTGGGCGCTCTACACCGAGCGGCTCGCCGACGAGATGGGCCTGTACTCCGACGACGTCATGCGGCTGGGCATGGTCGCCGAGGACTCGTTGCGCGCGGCGCGGCTCGTCGTCGACACCGGGCTGCACGCCTTGGGCTGGACGCGGCAGCAATGTATGGAGTACCTCACCGAGCATTGCGTGCTCAGCGACGTCGAAGTGCAGTCCGAGACCGATCGGTACATCGAATGGCCCGGTCAGGCGCTGTCGTACATGACGGGCAGGCTGGAAATCCAGCGATTACGCACCCTCGCCGAGGAGCAGCTGGGCGAGGCCTTCGACATCCGGGATTTCCACGACGTCGTGCTGAGGAACGGGCAGGTGCCGCTGCCCGTGCTCGGCGACATCGTGCGGGAGTGGGTGGCCGGCACGCGGCGCCGGGAGTGA
- a CDS encoding enoyl-CoA hydratase/isomerase family protein, protein MNDVQFLVESGIGRITLNRPRALNSLNHGMVLAMLDHLEAWRTDPGVRAVLIDGAGDRGLCAGGDIRAIYEDARACGTASLRFWADEYHLNTVISRYPKPYLALMDGLVMGGGVGVSAHGSHRIVTERSRVGMPETGIGFVPDVGGTYLLSRTPGELGTHMALTAGAISGPDAIHCGLADHFVPSERIPDLLDALAARTPDNALELIAEPAPPSALAGDATWIDRCYAADTVEEILARLHAEGDAAATAAKEIEAKSPTALKVTLRALRSAAAMPDLETALAQELRISTHALSSAEFAEGIRAQIIDKDRSPKWSPATLSEVDDELVDAYFA, encoded by the coding sequence GTGAATGACGTCCAGTTCCTCGTCGAGAGCGGAATCGGCCGGATCACGCTGAACCGGCCGCGTGCGCTGAACTCGCTGAACCACGGCATGGTCCTCGCCATGCTCGACCACCTCGAAGCATGGCGCACCGACCCGGGCGTCCGCGCCGTGCTGATCGACGGCGCCGGCGATCGCGGGCTCTGCGCGGGCGGCGACATCCGCGCCATCTACGAGGACGCCCGCGCCTGCGGCACCGCGTCCCTGCGGTTCTGGGCCGACGAGTATCACCTCAACACCGTGATCTCGCGCTATCCGAAGCCCTATCTCGCGCTGATGGACGGGCTCGTCATGGGTGGCGGCGTCGGCGTCTCCGCGCACGGCAGCCACCGGATCGTCACCGAACGCTCCCGGGTCGGCATGCCCGAGACCGGTATCGGCTTCGTCCCGGACGTCGGTGGCACGTACCTGTTGTCCCGCACGCCCGGCGAACTCGGGACACATATGGCGCTCACCGCCGGGGCGATCTCGGGACCCGACGCGATCCACTGTGGACTCGCCGACCATTTCGTGCCCAGCGAACGGATCCCGGACCTGCTCGACGCGCTGGCGGCCCGTACACCGGACAACGCGCTGGAGCTGATCGCCGAACCCGCGCCGCCGAGTGCGCTGGCCGGCGACGCCACCTGGATCGACCGGTGCTACGCGGCGGACACCGTCGAGGAGATCCTGGCCAGGCTCCACGCCGAGGGGGACGCCGCGGCCACCGCGGCCAAGGAGATCGAGGCGAAGTCGCCGACCGCGCTGAAGGTGACCCTGCGGGCACTCCGGTCGGCCGCCGCGATGCCCGATCTGGAAACCGCGCTGGCGCAGGAGCTCCGGATCTCGACCCACGCGCTCTCGTCCGCCGAGTTCGCCGAGGGGATCCGAGCACAGATCATCGACAAGGACCGCTCCCCGAAGTGGTCCCCCGCCACACTGTCCGAAGTGGACGACGAGCTCGTCGACGCCTACTTCGCCTGA
- a CDS encoding LysR family transcriptional regulator yields the protein MRLLPIALTYFLEVARTGSVSEAATELTVAPSAISRQIAKLEAGLGVPLFVRHPRGMVPTEAGTRLLDHVRRSEAESAVLVDELRTGRGLHARSLTVACSEGFARRVVPQAIAAFRREHDVTFHIDVVTREEATRRVLEGAADVAVTFATGPQHGVRVESAVVVPVYAIVPLDHPLTSRDSVELADLCRHPLALPAPGQSLRDLFDIAARIENLAAHPVLECNELSPKYEFVRCGGGIALVGGLGDIEQDAATEGVAYVLLDNAVFRKREAQVQTMAGRTLSLAAMRFTSLLTSFVRPPVSRSAPRD from the coding sequence ATGCGACTACTGCCGATCGCGTTGACGTACTTCCTCGAAGTCGCCCGCACCGGCTCGGTGTCCGAGGCGGCGACGGAACTGACGGTGGCGCCGTCGGCGATCAGCCGCCAGATCGCCAAACTCGAAGCGGGTCTCGGGGTGCCGTTGTTCGTCCGGCATCCGCGCGGCATGGTGCCGACCGAGGCCGGGACCCGGCTGCTCGACCACGTCCGGCGCAGCGAGGCCGAATCGGCCGTTCTCGTCGACGAACTCCGCACCGGCCGCGGCCTGCACGCCCGGTCCCTGACGGTCGCCTGCTCCGAGGGATTCGCCCGCCGTGTGGTCCCGCAGGCGATCGCCGCCTTCCGGCGCGAGCACGACGTCACGTTCCACATCGACGTCGTCACCAGGGAGGAAGCGACTCGACGGGTACTCGAAGGCGCGGCCGACGTCGCCGTCACGTTCGCGACCGGGCCTCAGCACGGGGTGCGGGTCGAGAGCGCGGTCGTCGTCCCGGTGTACGCGATCGTCCCGCTCGATCATCCGCTGACCAGCCGCGACTCCGTCGAACTCGCCGACCTGTGCCGTCATCCGCTCGCACTCCCGGCGCCCGGGCAGAGTCTGCGCGACCTGTTCGACATCGCCGCCCGGATCGAGAATCTCGCGGCCCATCCGGTGCTGGAGTGCAACGAACTGAGCCCGAAGTACGAGTTCGTCCGCTGCGGCGGCGGGATCGCGCTCGTCGGCGGCTTGGGTGACATCGAGCAGGACGCGGCCACCGAGGGCGTCGCCTATGTGCTGCTCGACAACGCCGTGTTCCGCAAACGCGAAGCGCAGGTGCAGACCATGGCGGGCCGGACGTTGTCCTTGGCGGCCATGCGGTTCACCTCGTTGCTGACCTCGTTCGTCCGCCCGCCGGTCAGCCGATCAGCACCCCGGGATTGA
- a CDS encoding MFS transporter: MSERTVARPRTPSSTRRAIAAATIGNALEWFDLGVYALMAAYIGKTFFPGGNAAVQLVQAYAVFGITFLVRPLGGLVLGAYADRFGRKKALVLTIWLMVAGTFLLAVMPSYATIGFLAPVGVIVARLIQGFAAGGEFGAATSFLIEQDDRRKGFLGSFQFASQGFATLMSAGFAAGLTASLSADAMTSWGWRIPFVFGLLVGPVGYYIRRHVDEPEATKEDQPKSAPVRTLFRFQWGGLLIAGGALVVSTSLNFILQSLPTFAIKNLGLDDSLSFVALMITAAILTVVTPIVGLLTDRHGRIRIMIGAAAVIGAGVVPLYLWVTTSPSFLTLTITMTILGLLKATYFGALPSVMADVFPAHTRATGLSFAYNATVGIFGGFTPTIATAMIAATGSPVSPGYYLLATASLSIVALVAANRRRGIR; the protein is encoded by the coding sequence ATGAGCGAGCGGACGGTGGCCAGGCCGCGCACGCCGTCGTCCACGCGCCGCGCGATCGCCGCCGCGACGATCGGCAACGCGCTCGAATGGTTCGACCTCGGCGTATACGCGCTGATGGCGGCCTATATCGGCAAGACCTTCTTCCCCGGCGGGAACGCCGCCGTCCAGCTCGTGCAGGCGTACGCGGTCTTCGGCATCACGTTCCTCGTGCGTCCGCTCGGCGGTCTCGTGCTCGGCGCCTACGCCGACCGGTTCGGCCGAAAGAAGGCGCTGGTGCTGACCATCTGGCTGATGGTCGCCGGGACGTTCCTGCTGGCGGTGATGCCGAGCTACGCGACGATCGGTTTCCTCGCGCCGGTCGGCGTGATCGTCGCGCGGCTGATCCAGGGCTTCGCCGCGGGCGGGGAATTCGGGGCGGCCACGTCGTTCCTGATCGAACAGGACGACCGCCGCAAAGGCTTCCTCGGCAGTTTTCAGTTCGCCAGCCAGGGTTTCGCGACACTGATGTCCGCCGGGTTCGCCGCCGGGCTTACCGCTTCGCTCAGCGCCGACGCGATGACGTCCTGGGGCTGGCGGATCCCGTTCGTCTTCGGGCTGCTCGTCGGCCCGGTCGGCTACTACATCCGGCGCCACGTCGACGAACCCGAGGCCACGAAGGAGGATCAGCCGAAGTCCGCACCGGTCCGGACGCTGTTCCGCTTCCAGTGGGGCGGCCTGCTGATCGCCGGGGGAGCGCTGGTCGTCTCGACCTCGCTGAACTTCATCCTTCAGTCACTGCCGACGTTCGCGATCAAGAATCTCGGCCTGGACGACTCGCTTTCGTTCGTCGCCCTGATGATCACCGCCGCCATCCTGACCGTCGTGACACCGATCGTCGGGCTGCTCACCGACCGGCACGGCCGCATCAGGATCATGATCGGTGCCGCGGCGGTGATCGGGGCCGGCGTGGTGCCGCTGTACCTGTGGGTCACCACCTCGCCGTCGTTCCTGACCCTCACGATCACGATGACGATCCTGGGGCTGCTGAAGGCCACCTACTTCGGCGCGCTTCCGTCGGTGATGGCGGACGTGTTCCCGGCACACACCAGGGCGACGGGACTTTCGTTCGCCTACAACGCCACCGTCGGGATCTTCGGCGGGTTCACGCCGACCATCGCGACCGCGATGATCGCGGCCACCGGATCACCTGTTTCGCCTGGTTACTATCTTTTGGCGACGGCCTCGCTGAGCATTGTCGCGCTGGTCGCGGCGAATCGGCGGCGCGGGATTCGCTGA
- a CDS encoding LamG-like jellyroll fold domain-containing protein has product MLPTLSPHRPRKTRRFRKALAAAVAVVSALALTSGAATAAESGWKMGKPRLTTPWTNQVSPTNALPEYPRPQLVRENWQNLNGVWEFAGAAPGEVPPFGEKLAEKILVPYPTESALSGIQRHEDYMWYRRTFTVPRHWNVGRDNTLRINFGAVDYKAKVYVNGKEVAAHQGGYGAFSADVTSALKPRGEQEIIVGVEDRADATWQPVGKQRLVPDRGIFYEGASGIWQTVWMEPVAAKHIGTLGMVPDLKSSTLKLTVDTGGNSGLTVEAVVRDGRKVISRSKASAAETISLPVPQAKLWSPDSPFLYDLDVELKDGRRTVDKVSSYFGMREFGTAKGADGKLRFTLNGRILFLQSTLDQGYWPDGIYTAPTDQALRFDLEQHKVLGFNTVRKHIKTEPDRWYHHADKLGLLVWQDMPSMRTGGRPPADAQRQFQVELKELVEQKKNWTSIVGYVPFNEGWGEWSRETTGKIADDVKAQDPTRLVNAHSGVNCCDSLGDSGKGDVIDWHAYPGPAKPMPDGKRISIDGEHGGYGLEVENHMWFGEGHAYEMVKDQATLNSRYVQNQRDVLASAQSCGISGSIYTQITDVEHEVNGFFTYDRQVKKMDFAQVRAVNQAIIRNADGSGSGVPDPGPGTPGIDGVHAYKFDEGTGSSAKDSVGTAHATLTNAQWAGGVQGGALAFAGNGQADTGANLVNTAGSYSVSAWAKLDEASGAFQTVVSQDTGRDSAFFLQYSGQDQRWAMSFVGLRALSPEKPEIGRWYHLTGVRDAKAGTLSLYVDGQKVAAQNACSAAPSTGHTVIGRGQYGGQQVDFLRGAVDDVRLYDRPLTDAEVATLAKRD; this is encoded by the coding sequence ATGTTGCCAACGTTGTCACCACACCGTCCCCGAAAGACGAGACGCTTCCGGAAAGCACTGGCGGCCGCGGTCGCGGTGGTCTCCGCGCTGGCGTTGACGTCAGGGGCCGCGACGGCCGCGGAAAGCGGCTGGAAGATGGGCAAGCCACGCCTGACCACCCCGTGGACGAACCAGGTGTCTCCCACCAACGCGTTGCCCGAGTATCCCCGGCCGCAACTGGTGCGCGAGAACTGGCAGAACCTCAACGGCGTCTGGGAGTTCGCCGGCGCCGCACCCGGCGAGGTGCCGCCCTTCGGGGAGAAGCTCGCCGAGAAGATCCTGGTCCCCTACCCCACCGAATCGGCGCTTTCCGGGATCCAGCGGCACGAGGACTACATGTGGTACCGGCGGACGTTCACCGTGCCGAGGCACTGGAACGTCGGCAGGGACAACACGCTGCGGATCAACTTCGGCGCCGTCGACTACAAGGCGAAGGTCTACGTCAACGGCAAGGAGGTGGCCGCGCACCAAGGCGGCTACGGCGCGTTCTCCGCGGACGTGACCTCGGCGCTGAAACCCCGGGGAGAGCAGGAGATCATCGTCGGTGTCGAAGACCGCGCCGACGCGACATGGCAGCCCGTCGGCAAGCAGCGGCTGGTCCCCGATCGCGGCATCTTCTACGAGGGCGCCTCGGGCATCTGGCAGACGGTCTGGATGGAACCGGTCGCGGCGAAGCACATCGGCACGCTCGGCATGGTCCCCGACCTCAAGTCCTCCACGCTCAAGCTCACCGTGGACACCGGCGGGAACTCCGGGCTCACCGTCGAGGCCGTGGTCCGCGACGGCAGGAAGGTGATCAGCCGCAGCAAGGCGTCCGCCGCCGAGACGATCTCGCTGCCGGTGCCCCAGGCGAAGCTCTGGTCGCCGGATTCGCCGTTCCTCTACGACCTCGACGTCGAACTGAAGGACGGCCGCCGCACCGTGGACAAGGTGTCCTCCTACTTCGGCATGCGCGAATTCGGCACCGCCAAGGGCGCCGACGGCAAACTCCGGTTCACCCTCAACGGCAGAATCCTCTTCCTTCAGTCCACTTTGGACCAGGGCTACTGGCCGGACGGCATCTACACCGCGCCGACCGACCAGGCGCTGCGCTTCGACCTCGAACAGCACAAGGTCCTCGGCTTCAACACGGTCCGCAAGCACATCAAGACCGAACCCGACCGCTGGTACCACCACGCCGACAAACTCGGTCTGCTCGTCTGGCAGGACATGCCGTCGATGCGCACCGGTGGACGTCCGCCCGCCGACGCCCAGCGGCAGTTCCAGGTGGAGCTGAAGGAACTGGTGGAGCAGAAGAAGAACTGGACCTCGATCGTCGGCTACGTGCCGTTCAACGAGGGCTGGGGCGAGTGGTCGCGCGAGACCACCGGCAAGATCGCCGACGACGTCAAGGCCCAGGACCCGACCCGGCTGGTCAACGCGCACAGCGGTGTCAACTGCTGTGACTCCCTCGGCGACTCCGGCAAGGGAGACGTCATCGACTGGCACGCCTACCCTGGCCCCGCGAAGCCGATGCCCGACGGCAAGCGGATCTCGATCGACGGCGAACACGGCGGCTACGGCCTCGAGGTCGAGAACCACATGTGGTTCGGCGAAGGCCACGCCTACGAGATGGTCAAAGACCAGGCGACCCTGAACAGCCGCTACGTCCAGAACCAGCGCGACGTGCTCGCGTCGGCGCAGAGCTGCGGCATCAGCGGCTCGATCTATACGCAGATCACCGACGTCGAGCACGAGGTCAACGGCTTCTTCACCTACGACAGGCAAGTGAAGAAGATGGACTTCGCCCAGGTGCGGGCGGTCAACCAGGCGATCATCCGCAACGCCGACGGCAGCGGCTCCGGCGTTCCCGACCCGGGCCCCGGCACTCCGGGGATCGACGGGGTGCACGCCTACAAGTTCGACGAGGGCACCGGATCCAGCGCCAAGGACTCGGTCGGCACCGCGCACGCCACGCTGACCAACGCGCAGTGGGCGGGCGGTGTCCAGGGTGGTGCGCTGGCCTTCGCGGGCAACGGGCAGGCCGACACCGGGGCGAACCTCGTGAACACGGCAGGCAGCTACTCGGTTTCGGCGTGGGCCAAGCTGGACGAGGCGAGCGGCGCGTTCCAGACCGTCGTCAGCCAGGACACCGGCCGCGACAGCGCGTTCTTCCTGCAGTACTCCGGACAGGACCAGCGGTGGGCGATGAGCTTCGTCGGCCTCCGTGCCCTCTCGCCGGAGAAGCCGGAAATCGGCCGCTGGTATCACCTGACCGGCGTCCGCGACGCCAAGGCGGGCACGTTGTCGCTCTACGTCGACGGCCAGAAGGTCGCCGCGCAGAACGCCTGCTCCGCCGCACCGAGCACCGGGCACACGGTGATCGGCCGCGGCCAGTACGGCGGTCAGCAGGTCGACTTCCTGCGTGGCGCGGTGGACGACGTCCGGCTCTACGACCGGCCGCTGACCGACGCCGAAGTCGCGACGCTCGCGAAGCGCGACTGA
- a CDS encoding M20 family metallopeptidase: MIPAELVAKAHEHVDSGAFFAELAELVRYPTVSDHPSGRVAIKAYLDEVLTPALIALGCSVAIHPNPDPGGGPFLIGTRMESPQLPTLLCYGHADVVDGHEGRWSDGRDPWTLTAEGERWYGRGSADNKGQHLINLTALRLLFAETGSLGFNLKFLFETGEEIGSPGLDEFVSAHREALSADVLIASDGPRLDAATPTLFLGARGSVRIALDVDLRPDAYHSGNWGGVLRNPATTLAGAIACLVDGHGRVQVTGLLPPELPDSVRAALAELEIGNKPGDPGLDEGWGDTGLTAAERLYGWNTLEVLSLGAADIDRPVNAIPGRARAMLQLRYVAGTDVDGVGEALTKHLAAHGFSMVDVIAEGSFRASRTPVDDPWVGWAKGVLDEVSDRRVAILPSFGGGLPNHVFTDLLGLPTLWLPHSYPGCLQHAPDEHLLAPIAREGIVLAAALFHALGRRGGEA; the protein is encoded by the coding sequence GTGATCCCTGCAGAACTGGTCGCGAAGGCCCACGAGCACGTCGACTCGGGAGCGTTCTTCGCCGAACTCGCCGAGCTCGTCCGGTATCCGACCGTGAGTGATCACCCGAGCGGTCGCGTTGCCATCAAGGCATACCTGGACGAGGTGTTGACCCCGGCACTGATCGCACTCGGCTGTTCCGTGGCGATCCATCCCAATCCGGATCCCGGCGGCGGCCCGTTCCTGATCGGCACCCGGATGGAGTCGCCCCAGCTGCCGACACTCCTGTGCTACGGCCATGCGGACGTCGTCGACGGGCACGAGGGCCGGTGGAGCGACGGCCGGGACCCGTGGACGCTGACCGCCGAGGGTGAACGCTGGTACGGCCGAGGTTCGGCGGACAACAAGGGGCAGCACCTGATCAACCTGACCGCGCTCAGGCTGCTCTTCGCCGAGACGGGTTCGCTCGGGTTCAACCTCAAGTTCCTGTTCGAAACCGGGGAGGAAATCGGCTCGCCGGGGCTCGACGAGTTCGTCTCGGCGCACCGGGAGGCACTGAGCGCCGACGTCCTCATCGCGTCCGACGGCCCGCGCCTGGACGCGGCGACGCCGACGCTGTTCCTCGGCGCGCGAGGCAGTGTCCGGATCGCCCTCGACGTCGACCTCCGCCCCGACGCATACCACTCGGGGAACTGGGGCGGCGTGCTGCGGAACCCCGCCACCACCCTCGCCGGGGCGATCGCCTGTCTCGTCGACGGACACGGCCGCGTCCAGGTGACGGGACTTCTGCCGCCCGAGCTCCCGGACAGCGTCCGCGCGGCGCTCGCCGAACTCGAGATCGGGAACAAACCGGGTGATCCGGGGCTGGACGAGGGTTGGGGCGACACCGGGCTGACCGCGGCGGAGCGGCTGTACGGCTGGAACACCCTCGAAGTCCTCTCGCTCGGCGCCGCGGACATAGACAGGCCGGTCAACGCCATCCCCGGCCGCGCACGGGCGATGCTGCAACTGCGCTACGTCGCGGGCACCGACGTCGACGGGGTGGGCGAGGCGCTCACGAAACACCTTGCCGCACACGGGTTTTCCATGGTCGACGTCATCGCCGAGGGCAGTTTCCGCGCCAGCCGCACGCCGGTCGACGACCCGTGGGTCGGCTGGGCGAAGGGCGTCCTCGACGAGGTTTCCGATCGGCGCGTGGCGATCCTGCCGAGCTTCGGCGGAGGACTGCCGAACCATGTGTTCACCGACCTTCTCGGCCTCCCGACGCTGTGGCTGCCGCACTCCTATCCCGGATGCCTGCAACACGCGCCCGACGAACACCTGCTCGCGCCGATCGCCCGCGAGGGAATCGTCCTCGCCGCGGCACTGTTCCACGCGCTCGGACGGCGTGGCGGGGAGGCATGA
- a CDS encoding HAD domain-containing protein: protein MAPGPLIYLDVDGPLIPFGLEPSLYPLFGPSPRDDENPLLGRLDPSHGPRLKALPGELVWATTWLHDANDALAPRLGLPRLPVMDWPEPSDTDEADARIGLHWKTRPLLEHAQNRPFVWVDDEISEIDRDWTSGHHAGPALLHRVDPRHGLTGADYRALGEWLRETRRS, encoded by the coding sequence GTGGCACCAGGTCCTCTGATCTACCTCGACGTCGATGGCCCGCTCATTCCGTTCGGACTAGAGCCTTCGCTCTACCCGTTGTTCGGGCCCTCGCCACGGGATGACGAGAACCCGCTTCTCGGCAGGCTTGATCCCTCGCATGGGCCACGACTGAAGGCACTCCCCGGAGAACTCGTCTGGGCCACGACGTGGCTGCACGACGCCAACGACGCGCTCGCCCCAAGACTCGGCCTGCCCCGCTTGCCGGTGATGGACTGGCCCGAGCCATCCGACACCGACGAGGCCGACGCTCGCATCGGCCTGCACTGGAAGACGCGGCCTCTGCTGGAACATGCCCAGAACCGCCCGTTCGTCTGGGTCGACGACGAGATCTCCGAGATCGATCGCGACTGGACATCCGGCCACCACGCCGGGCCTGCCCTGCTGCACCGCGTCGATCCCCGGCACGGCCTGACCGGCGCCGACTACCGCGCGCTCGGCGAGTGGCTGCGGGAAACCCGCCGCTCCTGA
- a CDS encoding FAD-binding oxidoreductase, with product MPEERSWWGWGTLDGELSREESDALVARTAGVLPGHDFTDHAPPDPAELGVPASRIRPPAALAALCSDAPADRLSHARGKAFRDVVRNLLGQVDHVPDLVARPRTEQDVVDLLDWCAASGTPLIPYGGGSSVVGGVEPRFDGPAVSMDLAGLGDVLEVDTVSRAARIQAGIFGPALEDRLRPLGLTLRHFPQSFAHSTLGGWLATRAGGHFATLATHIDDLTEALRVVTPAGISESRRLPGSGAGPSPDRMFLGSEGTLGVITEAWMRLQDRPVWQVTASVAFERQEDAVAATRAIAQSGLYPSNCRLLDPAEALINAGASVGGGLLLLAFESADHPVDTWLDRALELAAGHGGVVKARRSKDSARQDSASTWRSSFLRMPYQRDALARRSLIVETFETACTWDDFPEFHDAITSAARAAIDDVCGGAGVVTCRFSHVYPDGPAPYYGIYAAGRWGSTVAQWDEIKAAVSEAIAGHGGTITHHHAVGRDHRPWYDRQRPGPFATAFAAAKSALDPAGILNPGVLIG from the coding sequence ATGCCCGAAGAACGGTCTTGGTGGGGTTGGGGCACCCTCGACGGCGAACTGTCCCGAGAGGAGTCCGACGCGCTGGTGGCCCGCACCGCGGGTGTGCTGCCCGGCCACGACTTCACCGACCACGCCCCGCCCGACCCGGCGGAGCTCGGCGTCCCGGCATCGCGGATCCGCCCGCCCGCGGCGCTCGCCGCGTTGTGCAGTGACGCACCGGCCGACCGGTTGTCCCACGCCCGCGGCAAGGCGTTCCGCGACGTCGTCCGCAATCTGCTCGGGCAGGTCGACCACGTCCCGGATCTGGTCGCCCGACCTCGGACGGAACAGGACGTCGTCGACCTCCTCGACTGGTGTGCCGCTTCCGGTACCCCGCTGATTCCTTACGGCGGCGGCAGTTCCGTGGTCGGTGGGGTCGAACCGCGGTTCGACGGCCCGGCGGTCTCGATGGACCTGGCCGGCCTCGGCGACGTGCTCGAAGTGGACACGGTCAGTCGCGCGGCGCGGATCCAGGCCGGGATCTTCGGACCGGCTCTGGAAGACCGCCTTCGCCCGCTTGGGCTGACCTTGCGGCATTTCCCGCAATCGTTCGCCCATTCGACGCTCGGCGGCTGGCTCGCCACCCGCGCGGGCGGGCATTTCGCCACTCTCGCGACGCATATCGACGATCTCACCGAAGCTCTGCGCGTCGTCACGCCCGCCGGGATCAGTGAATCGCGACGCCTGCCGGGCTCGGGCGCCGGTCCCTCGCCGGACCGCATGTTCCTCGGCTCCGAGGGCACGCTCGGCGTGATCACCGAAGCCTGGATGCGCCTGCAGGACCGGCCGGTGTGGCAGGTGACCGCGTCCGTCGCTTTCGAACGGCAGGAGGACGCGGTCGCCGCCACCCGCGCGATCGCGCAGTCCGGGCTCTATCCGTCGAACTGCCGCCTCCTCGATCCGGCGGAGGCACTCATCAACGCGGGCGCGAGTGTGGGTGGCGGTCTGCTGCTGCTCGCGTTCGAATCCGCCGATCACCCCGTCGACACCTGGCTTGACCGCGCGCTCGAACTGGCTGCGGGCCATGGCGGTGTCGTGAAAGCCAGGCGCAGCAAGGACTCCGCAAGGCAGGACAGTGCTTCGACGTGGCGGTCGTCCTTCCTGCGGATGCCCTATCAACGGGACGCGCTCGCCCGCCGGTCGCTGATCGTGGAGACCTTCGAGACCGCGTGCACCTGGGACGATTTCCCTGAGTTCCACGACGCGATCACCTCGGCGGCGCGCGCCGCGATCGACGACGTGTGCGGCGGCGCCGGTGTCGTCACGTGCCGGTTCAGCCACGTGTACCCCGACGGTCCCGCGCCCTACTACGGGATCTACGCCGCCGGGCGCTGGGGGAGCACGGTCGCCCAGTGGGACGAGATCAAGGCCGCGGTTTCCGAGGCGATCGCGGGCCACGGCGGCACGATCACCCATCACCACGCCGTCGGCCGCGATCACCGGCCCTGGTATGACCGGCAGCGTCCCGGCCCGTTCGCCACCGCGTTCGCCGCCGCCAAGTCCGCGCTCGACCCGGCCGGGATCCTCAATCCCGGGGTGCTGATCGGCTGA